Proteins encoded in a region of the Gammaproteobacteria bacterium genome:
- the epmA gene encoding EF-P lysine aminoacylase EpmA has protein sequence MTESSQAVGLAGLQLRAGVLAEIREFFRQRQVLEVETPLLCPTTATDPHLDSISVAGVSNRDRRNFYLQTSPEFAMKKLLAGGSGCIYQVCKAFRRDERSRRHNPEFTMLEWYRLGLDDHQLMDEVEQLVTSLTGRPAPERISYRQLFLRQLGLDPHHCSDAELENLARQRLDFNASGYSRDDFLQLLLAEVIEPAMTGDCFVYDFPASMAALARVTPDPHGTPIARRFELFMGGMELANGYWELTDAAEQRRRFQADLAQRRQLQREEVPVDGELLSALESGLPDCAGVALGLDRLLMVVAGVGAIDEVLSWPVGPNAG, from the coding sequence ATGACTGAGAGTTCGCAGGCGGTCGGGCTGGCCGGTCTGCAGCTGCGGGCCGGAGTGCTGGCGGAAATTCGCGAATTCTTCCGTCAGCGCCAGGTACTGGAAGTGGAAACGCCCCTGTTGTGTCCCACCACGGCGACCGACCCCCATCTTGACTCTATTTCCGTCGCCGGCGTGTCAAATCGCGATCGGCGGAATTTCTACCTGCAGACCTCTCCCGAGTTCGCCATGAAAAAGCTGCTGGCCGGTGGCAGTGGTTGCATTTACCAGGTGTGCAAGGCGTTCCGCCGCGATGAGCGCAGCCGGCGCCACAACCCCGAATTCACCATGCTGGAATGGTACCGGCTCGGCCTGGATGACCATCAGCTCATGGATGAGGTGGAGCAGCTGGTCACTTCGCTTACCGGTCGGCCGGCTCCCGAAAGGATTTCCTACCGGCAGCTTTTTCTGCGCCAGCTGGGCCTGGACCCCCACCACTGCAGTGATGCCGAGCTGGAGAACCTGGCCAGGCAGCGGTTGGATTTTAACGCCAGCGGCTACAGCCGCGATGACTTTCTGCAGCTGTTGTTGGCTGAAGTCATTGAGCCGGCCATGACGGGGGATTGCTTCGTCTACGATTTCCCTGCCTCCATGGCAGCCCTGGCCCGGGTCACGCCGGATCCGCACGGCACCCCGATCGCCAGGCGCTTTGAGTTATTCATGGGCGGCATGGAGCTCGCCAACGGCTACTGGGAGCTGACCGATGCGGCCGAGCAGCGGCGTCGCTTTCAAGCCGACCTGGCGCAGCGCCGCCAGCTGCAGCGGGAGGAGGTGCCTGTCGATGGGGAGCTGCTGTCAGCCCTGGAGTCGGGCCTTCCAGACTGCGCCGGCGTTGCATTGGGGCTGGACCGCCTGCTGATGGTAGTGGCCGGGGTCGGCGCCATCGATGAGGTGCTGAGCTGGCCGGTCGGTCCGAACGCCGGCTAG
- the epmB gene encoding EF-P beta-lysylation protein EpmB: MSDSVIQLRDIDAAEKWQQILADLVTDPKELLNFLELDPARVALHPRVLDGFSLKVPRPFLERMEKGNWDDPLLRQVLPLDEELAAAGDDSATDPLDESSSNLLPGLLHKYQGRVLLTVAPHCAIHCRYCFRRHFDYSHNTPGRQAWRDVIDYIGRHPEITEVIYSGGDPLAAGDRQLAWLTRELEAIPHLRRLRLHTRTPIMIPQRVTDSLIQWLTESRLRPVVVLHSNHARELDSQVAEALRKLTANGITLLNQSVLLRGVNDNLPALVDLSERLFDLGVLPYYLHLLDPVQGVRHFAVDDSAGAQLVEQMRNCLPGYLVPRLVRELAGRSSKTIIG, from the coding sequence ATGTCAGACTCCGTTATTCAACTTCGTGACATCGATGCCGCTGAAAAATGGCAACAGATATTAGCTGATCTGGTGACAGATCCAAAGGAATTGCTCAATTTTCTTGAGCTTGACCCGGCCCGGGTTGCACTGCACCCGAGGGTCCTGGATGGGTTCTCCCTGAAGGTCCCGCGGCCGTTTCTGGAACGCATGGAAAAAGGTAACTGGGACGATCCGCTGCTGCGCCAGGTCCTGCCCCTGGACGAAGAACTGGCTGCAGCCGGCGACGACTCGGCAACCGACCCCCTCGATGAAAGCAGCAGCAACCTGCTGCCCGGCCTGCTGCACAAGTATCAGGGCAGAGTTCTGCTCACCGTTGCACCCCACTGCGCCATCCACTGCCGCTACTGTTTCCGACGCCACTTCGACTATTCACACAATACGCCGGGCCGTCAGGCCTGGCGGGATGTCATCGACTACATTGGCCGGCACCCGGAAATTACCGAGGTCATATACAGTGGCGGTGACCCACTGGCTGCCGGGGATCGCCAGCTTGCCTGGCTGACCCGCGAGCTGGAGGCCATTCCCCATCTCCGGCGGCTGCGCCTGCATACCCGCACCCCCATCATGATTCCCCAGCGGGTTACCGACAGCCTGATCCAGTGGCTGACGGAGTCCCGCCTCAGACCGGTGGTGGTACTGCATAGCAATCACGCCCGCGAGCTGGATTCCCAGGTGGCGGAAGCTTTGCGCAAATTAACCGCAAATGGCATCACTTTACTTAACCAAAGCGTCCTTTTAAGAGGAGTTAACGACAACCTGCCGGCCCTTGTCGATCTCAGCGAGCGCCTTTTCGACCTGGGTGTACTACCCTATTATTTGCATCTGCTCGATCCCGTACAGGGGGTTCGACATTTTGCCGTGGATGACAGCGCCGGCGCGCAACTGGTGGAGCAGATGCGCAACTGTCTGCCGGGCTACCTGGTTCCCCGGCTGGTCCGGGAGCTGGCCGGCAGGAGCTCCAAAACCATCATCGGTTAG
- the efp gene encoding elongation factor P, producing the protein MATYSTSEFKGGLKVLVDGEPCSILENEVVKPGKGQAFNRVKFRNLKTGRVWERTFKSGESVEAADVMETDMEYLYNDGEFWHFMKTDGSFEQVAVDKDAIADALNWLKEQDVYQVTTWNEQAISVTPPNFVELEVVQTDPGLKGDTAQGGTKPATLSSGAVVKVPLFVNQGDVLRVDTRSGEYQNRVSK; encoded by the coding sequence ATGGCGACATACTCCACCAGCGAATTCAAAGGCGGACTGAAAGTTCTGGTTGACGGCGAGCCCTGCTCGATACTGGAAAATGAGGTAGTCAAGCCTGGCAAAGGACAGGCTTTCAATCGGGTCAAGTTCCGCAACCTGAAAACTGGGAGAGTCTGGGAGCGAACCTTCAAATCCGGTGAATCGGTCGAAGCGGCCGACGTGATGGAAACGGATATGGAGTACCTCTATAACGACGGTGAGTTCTGGCATTTCATGAAAACCGATGGCAGCTTCGAGCAGGTGGCGGTAGACAAGGATGCGATTGCAGATGCCCTGAACTGGCTCAAAGAGCAGGACGTTTATCAGGTTACAACCTGGAATGAACAGGCCATTTCCGTCACCCCGCCAAACTTTGTCGAGCTGGAAGTCGTGCAGACCGATCCGGGGTTGAAGGGCGATACCGCCCAGGGTGGCACCAAGCCGGCAACCCTGAGTTCTGGCGCGGTGGTGAAGGTGCCCCTGTTTGTCAATCAGGGCGACGTCCTGCGGGTGGATACCCGCAGTGGCGAATACCAGAATCGCGTCAGCAAGTAA
- a CDS encoding AAA family ATPase — MARILIVGNSGSGKTTLARRLQQSLDLPHLDLDTLAWLPGSPPLRRALTDSGQQIKRFTRLNRNWVIEGCYADLLELLATEADDLVFLNLPERACIANARSRPFEPHKYSSAASQNRNLAMLLQWIRDYPNRTDTCSLEAHQRLYEAFPGGKHLLTSREAASCWAPG, encoded by the coding sequence ATGGCAAGAATTCTTATTGTGGGAAATTCCGGGTCCGGTAAGACCACCCTCGCCCGGCGTCTGCAGCAAAGCCTGGACCTGCCCCATCTTGATCTGGACACTCTGGCCTGGTTGCCCGGCTCACCTCCCCTGCGTCGTGCGCTGACCGACTCCGGGCAACAGATCAAGCGCTTTACCCGGCTGAATCGGAACTGGGTCATCGAAGGCTGTTATGCAGACCTGCTGGAACTGCTAGCAACCGAGGCAGATGACTTGGTATTCCTGAATTTACCGGAGCGGGCGTGTATCGCCAATGCCAGAAGCCGGCCGTTTGAGCCACACAAGTATTCCAGCGCGGCATCCCAGAATCGCAACCTCGCTATGCTGCTGCAGTGGATCAGGGACTACCCGAATCGCACTGACACCTGTTCCCTTGAAGCTCATCAGAGGCTTTACGAGGCCTTTCCCGGTGGTAAGCACTTGCTCACTTCGCGAGAGGCCGCAAGCTGCTGGGCCCCTGGCTGA